CCGAGATGCACACTTGGGTACCGCCTGTATTAATGCGTTACGCGGGCGTATTTATAAAGGCACAGGCGTTCTGGATTTGTGCTTGCGAGTGGGCACGTCCCCGCTCGCGTGTACACATCCCCGCTCGCGTGTACAAGTCCCCGTTCGCGTGTACACACGTGATTGTGGCTTCAGGATGTAGATGCGTCCTACGTGCTTTCGAGGTGACCGGAATCGTGCAAACACACGTATTCAGCGTTGTTGTCTACACTAGTGTCTGTGAGCTTCTGGTTATGTAGGTGGAGCCAGAGCTGATGGGGCTGGGCTCCCAGCATCTGCCAAATCTGCTCCCCGCCTCCTCCCGCCGCAGAAACTCCTCCTCCATCCCTTTCTCAAAACCTTCCCCCCCCCAATTCCCACCTCTGGGCGTTGCTCCTGCGGGGTCCCCACGCAGATGCACCCCCTTTCTCCCCCGGAGGGGGCTCCATCTCCACTTACTGAAATCTCTTGGAATCTTCAGCAAacacctcctcctccaggaagccttcccctcaccctgccctcctcttctcctctATTCTAGCCACTATCCCCAATCCCAGCTTCGATCCCTCCCCCCAGGACTGGGAGTGTCTGTGTCTGGCTCTTGTGCACCCCACCATCTGGGAGCCCCCCTGAGACCAGGCTCTGGGTAATTTCTGGGCCCCTTGCATCTCCGCATACAAAATCGGGCGGTAGCTAGAAGTGGGCCCCAGACCCCTCCCCGCTTTGCTCCCCTTgcggcctggggagggggcgtcACCTGGGCCGGGGGCCGCCGGGGCCGGGGACGCCACCCACACATTCTCGCCGTTCTCTTTATTCTCCTCCACGTAACCTGGAACAGAGTGGGTGGCCTGGAGGGGGCGCGGCGGCCCGGGGCCGGCTCGGGGGCCCCCCCCATCCGGGCGGCGGTGGGAGGGGCGCGGGCTGAACCCCCGAGCTCCCCGAGGCCGCACCCACCTAGCACCTTTTCGTAGTCCTCGTCGAGCAGAAAGGGGACCAGCGCCTTGTTGGTGCGTGACACGAAGTAGTTGACCACTGCATCGAGGGAGGCGCAGGGGAACTGGGGGCGGGTAGGGGGGCGCGGTGAGAGCCAGCGGGGTCTGCTCATCCGCCCGGCTCCCGGGACCCCGGCCCACCGCTCACCGGCTCCTCCACGTCGATCACGTACGTGGGTCCCTCATGCTTTACCTTGTAGTGCCGGACCGCGGGCACCCTGCGCAGGCGGAGAGGGGGCGAGCGGCTGCAGCGGCCCCCAAGGGAAGCCCCGGCCCCAGGAGGACCTACCGCCCGCCCCCGGCCCTGACCCCGCCCCCAGGTCTAGCACCTCCCCCAGGAGGACCTAccgcccacccccagccctgaccCCGCCTCCAGGCCTAGCACCGCCCCCAGGAAGACCTACCGCCCGCCTCCGGCCCTGACCCCGCCCCCAGGCCTAGCACCGCCCCCAGGAGGACCTACCGCCCGCCTCCGGCCCTGACCCCGCCCCCAGGCCTAGCACCGCCCCCAGGAGGACCTACCGCCCGCCTCCGGCCCTGACCCCGCCCCCAGGCCTAGCACCGCCCCCAGGAGGACCTACCGCCCGCCTCCGGCCCTGACCCCGCCCCCAGGCCCAGCACCGCCCCCAGAGAGGACCAGGCCCCGGCGGTTTCCACCCCCAGGCAAGGCCTCTTCTCTGGACTTTGACTTCGTGCCTCTCCAGACAACCAGACCGGCCCCAAATACCAGACTCCGCCCTGGAGCAAGTGACCCCAAACGTCTGACCCCGTCTACAGAGAGGACCCGGCACCCGGCCCCAGGCTCCAGGACCTGACACTTCCCTCAAAGGGCTCTAGCTTCGCCGCGGGGCATTGATTGAACCGCCTCACCCAGCCCCAGGGCGCGACCCTTCCCCAGGATTCCACGCCCTGGAAACTCCGGGCCCTGTCCCAGGACCTCCCACTGCCCCGCCTATGGCTCCGCCCCGGCTCTGACCACGCCTCCCACCGAGGGCCCCCGAGGCCGCGCATGCGCACCCGTTGAGAACCTGGCGCGTGGTGACCGACACGCCGCCCGCGCCGTCTCCGCTGGGCCGCAGCAGCAGGTTCCCGCACTCGGGGTAGCGCTCCAGGAGCAGCTGCGCCTCCAGCCGGCTCACCTTCAGGAAGCACCTGGAGCGGGACGCACCGCCCGCTCGGAGACAGGCTCCGTCCCCGGCAAGTAGACCCGCCCCCAGAGACTCAACACCGCCCCCCGGACACCTGGCCCCGCCCCCCGCCTCCTAGACACGCCCTTGAGCCTGAGTCCCGCCTCCACGTACATAGACACGCCCCCGGCAAAGTAGACCCGGCCCCTGAAACTCAGCCCCGCCCTCCGGACACATAGACACGCCCCCGGCAACTGGACCCGCCCCCACAGACTCAGCCCCGCCCCCAGGACACCTGCCCCGCCCCCAGCCTCCTAGACCTGCCCTTGAGCCTCGGCCCCGCCTCCAGGCACATAGACACGCCCCCGGCAAAGTAGAACCGCCCCCAGAGACTCAACATCGCCCCCCGGACACCTGGCCCCGCCCCGCTTCCTAGCCCCGCCCCTGAGCCTCAGTCCCGCCCCCAGGCACATAGACACGCCCCTGGCAGCTAGACCCGTCCCCAGAGACTCAGCCCCGCCCCCGGACACCTAGTCCCGCCCCCAGGTACCTAGACACGCCCCCGGCAAAGTAGACCCGCCCCGAGAGACTCAGCCCCGCCCCAACCACCTAGCCCCGCCCCtgagcctcagccccgcccccaGACACATAGACACGGCCCCGGGCACATGGACCCGCCCCCAGAGACTCAGCCCCGCCCTCCTGACGCCTAGCCCCGCCCCCGGGCACATGGACCCGCCCCCGGAGTATCGTCCCCGCCCTCCAGTCCCCTTCCCCCTGGGACCCAGCCCGCGGCCCGTCCTGGATTCGGCTCTACCCTCCACCCACGCCCCACAGCCCGTCCCCAAGCAGGAGCCCCTCGGGCCCCGGGGGCACTCACGAGGGCGTCTCGAGCGTGCGGCGCGCCTCCTCTCTGGCCAGGGCCTCGGCCATCATGTAGCGGTGCCCGGGCAGCAGGGTCAGGTTGGACGGGACACGGAGCTGAGGGGCGACGGCGGAGACGTCAAGGCCCGGGCGGCTGCGCCCTTGTCACACAGGGGTTAAGAGGAGGCCAGGGGGCAGCAGAGCCGGGGTGCGAGCCCGTGACCCCAGGGGCAGAGCGGGCTTGGGGGGGATGCTCGAAAGTTTGGGTGCTGGGAACGAGGGACGGAGTCGCTGCCAGAAACTCGAGTCTCAGACCCCACAGTCTGCAGAGACCAGGCCCGGAGCAGATGAGTTAAAGAGTGCCCGGAATGGGGACCAAATGATGGCAGCTACTTTAGAAAGTGTCAGCACTGTGTTGGCAAAAGATGTTTCCGTTTGGCCCGCGGGCCGCCAGTTTGAGACCAGTGTGCTTCACTCTAGAGGCTCGTTTGGGGAATGCAggatggaaaggaaaaagaggattTGGGGGCGCCCcaggggagggtggggaagggggcacAGAAGGGGGCACCCTCACCTCCACCACGGTCAAGATGAATCCTTTCCACATCTCCCGAGACTCCAGGCTGTCCACCTAGggtggggaagaaagagaagattctGTGTCTCCGAGCCTCAGTCTAcccctctgtgaaatgggagtgGGATATAAAAGTCCCTGTTTCCAAAGGCTTTTTTGAAGATTACTTTAGGATGAAGTTTGCATATGTTAAGTCTTTGGGAAATGTTATTATATTAACactaaaaaaattcataaatcagATCAATATACGTCTTATGCTCTAAATCCTCCATAGTGCCCACCTcactggggatggggtggggagtcTAGATCCTCCCTGCAGCTCACCAGGCCCTGCAAGATCTGCTCTGTCCCCTCCCcgtcctcccctccttcctctctccccctcactcCCTCTGCCAGAGCTAAGCAGGCCTCCTCGCTGTCCTTCCAACtgggtcctgccccagggcctttgcatccACTGATCCCCCTGCAGGCCGTCCACACCACAGGCTCCCTTGCGTCCTTCAGGTTTCTCGTTAACACCTTCCCTGACCACAGCGTCTAACTGTGCAACCCTGGCCTTCCCCGATTCCCTTCGCTAGGATTCATCTCCCTAGCACTTCTCACCATCTGACGCTCTCTATGGTTGCACTCATTTATGTTGTTTGTTGTGTGCCTCCCTCACTAGGACACTGTCtagcacacagtgggtgctcGATAAATGTTCACTGTGGCTCCGATCTTGTACTGGACGCTTTGCACAGATTAGAATCCATTTTTCAGTTGAGggagctgaggcccagaggggttgTGCAGTCACCAGACCAGTGGTAGAAACTGGATACCCTGTGCTGTTGGTGGTTAATGGTGGGCACAGTGGGGAGGGGGCTTCTCCCACCAGCCCACCTCCCCCCAGAAGACCTACCTTGAACTTGATCTCTTGGTTCCGGAGGACCAGGGTGAAGTGGGTGTTCCCCCTGGGAGCCTCATCAGTGAGCTTCACGAAAGCTCCCAGGTCCAGTTTTTCCACgtgctggggacacagaggtAGGGGGTCCAGGCACCAGCCTGTGACCCCCTCTCAGGTGCCCTGGATGACAGTTGCTGGCGTGGCCATACACCATCCACAGCCTCTATCTGCGTGGTCCTTCAGGTCAAGATTGGGGCTTTTCCTGAGCCCCAGTGTCACCCTTACCTGGAAGTCCCGATTGCTATTGTAGAAATAGATGGTGAGACCCTGGAGGCCTGCCCAGAACTTCTTGTAATCCTGGGGAGCAGaggtggagagagggaggaggtgacGTGGCAAGGCTG
This Choloepus didactylus isolate mChoDid1 chromosome 25 unlocalized genomic scaffold, mChoDid1.pri SUPER_25_unloc1, whole genome shotgun sequence DNA region includes the following protein-coding sequences:
- the STAP2 gene encoding signal-transducing adaptor protein 2 isoform X1; this encodes MALALSPPRAPKPKGVLPSHYHESFLEKKGPHDRDYKKFWAGLQGLTIYFYNSNRDFQHVEKLDLGAFVKLTDEAPRGNTHFTLVLRNQEIKFKVDSLESREMWKGFILTVVELRVPSNLTLLPGHRYMMAEALAREEARRTLETPSCFLKVSRLEAQLLLERYPECGNLLLRPSGDGAGGVSVTTRQVLNGVPAVRHYKVKHEGPTYVIDVEEPFPCASLDAVVNYFVSRTNKALVPFLLDEDYEKVLGYVEENKENGENVWVASPAPAAPGPAGPAPPAGGPKPPLPVSALVSNQDKPPPLPPLPPPPVQEEDYVIPIGEAPAADYENEDVPSPSRRVIPKPRKPVKFQAKAPKPPIMPKPEPKGPSGGVVRKPAVSSAQAFFPSPGLADVTAELEEKLQRRRALEH
- the STAP2 gene encoding signal-transducing adaptor protein 2 isoform X2; translated protein: MALALSPPRAPKPKGVLPSHYHESFLEKKGPHDRDYKKFWAGLQGLTIYFYNSNRDFQHVEKLDLGAFVKLTDEAPRGNTHFTLVLRNQEIKFKVDSLESREMWKGFILTVVELRVPSNLTLLPGHRYMMAEALAREEARRTLETPSCFLKVSRLEAQLLLERYPECGNLLLRPSGDGAGGVSVTTRQVLNGVPAVRHYKVKHEGPTYVIDVEEPFPCASLDAVVNYFVSRTNKALVPFLLDEDYEKVLGYVEENKENGENVWVASPAPAAPGPGPAPPAGGPKPPLPVSALVSNQDKPPPLPPLPPPPVQEEDYVIPIGEAPAADYENEDVPSPSRRVIPKPRKPVKFQAKAPKPPIMPKPEPKGPSGGVVRKPAVSSAQAFFPSPGLADVTAELEEKLQRRRALEH